From the genome of Buchnera aphidicola (Muscaphis stroyani), one region includes:
- the cysN gene encoding sulfate adenylyltransferase subunit CysN, translated as MNTIISKKEKFKNWLNIQQKKTLLKLLTCGSVDDGKSTLIGRLLHDTQQIYDDQLTLLKDDSKRHGTQGDVIDFALLVDGLHDEREQGITIDVAYRYFSTNKRKFIVADTPGHKQYTCNMVTGASTCEASILLVDVTKGLLEQTYRHSFISILLGIKYLIVAVNKMDLVNYKEKIFIDIKNKFLDFAKQFNNDLKIFFVPISALVGENIVFKNNFMPWYNGHTLLKILETINIKNTENLKEMRFPVQYINRPNSEFRGYSGTLVSGDVYVGQKVKILPININSFISRIVVFNEDIQKSESGQSITIVLKDEIDISRGDLFVNFDSPLKPCQEAIVDVVWMSENNLFKGQAFYVKSSNKKTRVRIKEILYKIEINTLTPNNTDSLSLNSIGRIKVEFNELMMFDSYKKNRITGSMIFIDLLSNLTVGAGMIVENISNKKNMFSEHQQSFEKDLYSLIRQYFPHWKIR; from the coding sequence ATGAATACTATAATTAGCAAAAAAGAAAAATTTAAAAATTGGTTAAATATTCAACAAAAAAAAACTTTATTAAAATTATTAACATGCGGAAGTGTAGATGATGGTAAAAGCACATTAATAGGTCGATTATTACATGATACTCAACAAATTTATGATGATCAATTAACTTTGCTGAAAGATGATAGTAAGCGTCATGGTACTCAAGGAGATGTAATAGATTTTGCACTTTTAGTTGATGGATTGCATGACGAAAGAGAGCAAGGTATTACCATAGATGTAGCATATCGTTATTTTTCCACTAATAAAAGAAAATTTATTGTTGCAGATACTCCAGGTCATAAACAATATACGTGTAATATGGTAACTGGAGCTTCAACATGTGAAGCTTCTATTTTATTAGTAGACGTTACAAAAGGATTATTGGAACAAACTTATCGACATAGCTTTATTTCTATATTGCTAGGAATTAAATATTTAATTGTTGCTGTTAATAAAATGGATTTAGTTAATTATAAAGAAAAAATATTTATAGATATTAAAAATAAATTTCTTGATTTTGCTAAACAATTTAATAATGATCTTAAAATTTTTTTTGTTCCTATATCTGCTCTTGTTGGAGAAAATATTGTTTTTAAAAATAATTTTATGCCCTGGTATAATGGACATACATTATTAAAGATTTTAGAAACGATTAACATTAAAAATACTGAAAATTTAAAAGAAATGAGATTTCCAGTTCAATATATAAATCGTCCTAATTCAGAATTTCGTGGATACTCTGGAACTTTAGTTTCAGGTGATGTTTATGTGGGACAAAAAGTTAAAATACTTCCAATTAATATTAATTCATTTATTTCTCGCATTGTAGTTTTTAATGAAGATATACAAAAATCAGAATCTGGCCAATCAATTACAATAGTATTAAAGGATGAAATAGACATTAGCAGAGGAGATTTGTTTGTAAATTTTGATTCTCCTTTAAAACCGTGTCAAGAAGCAATTGTCGATGTGGTTTGGATGAGTGAGAACAATTTATTTAAAGGACAAGCATTTTATGTAAAATCATCTAATAAAAAAACGAGAGTGCGCATAAAAGAAATTTTATATAAAATAGAAATTAATACTTTAACTCCAAATAATACCGATTCTCTTTCATTAAATAGTATCGGTCGAATTAAAGTAGAATTTAATGAACTAATGATGTTTGATTCATATAAAAAAAATAGAATTACAGGAAGCATGATTTTTATAGATTTATTGAGCAATCTAACGGTTGGAGCCGGAATGATTGTAGAAAATATTAGCAATAAAAAAAACATGTTTTCTGAACATCAACAGTCTTTTGAAAAAGATCTCTATTCTTTAATTCGTCAATATTTTCCTCATTGGAAAATAAGATGA
- the ispD gene encoding 2-C-methyl-D-erythritol 4-phosphate cytidylyltransferase: MKSASFLKPKIIAIVPAAGIGKRMLSNVPKQYIKIKNQTILEYTLTTLLSNPNIINVIVSLNRNDNYFFNLSISSNVRIISVIGGKERINSVLSGLSLQIDADWVIVHDAVRPCLSRQDLNKIILITRRSKVGGILVQPIHDTIKYGDVKKERILKTVDRKNLWHALTPQIFPLNLLRFCLNKVIKDKIVITDESSALEYCGYRPLMVLGSSQNIKITCFEDLFFAEFYLTKSNRIK, translated from the coding sequence ATGAAATCGGCAAGTTTTTTAAAACCTAAAATCATAGCTATAGTTCCAGCTGCAGGTATAGGTAAAAGAATGTTGTCAAATGTTCCAAAACAATATATAAAAATTAAAAATCAAACGATTCTTGAATACACTTTAACAACATTATTATCAAATCCTAATATTATCAATGTCATTGTGAGCTTGAATCGAAACGATAACTATTTTTTTAATTTATCTATATCATCTAATGTACGTATTATTTCTGTTATAGGAGGAAAAGAAAGAATTAATTCAGTTTTGTCTGGATTATCTTTACAAATAGACGCTGATTGGGTCATAGTACATGATGCAGTTCGTCCTTGCTTAAGTCGTCAAGATTTAAACAAAATAATTTTAATTACTAGAAGAAGTAAAGTAGGTGGAATTTTAGTCCAACCTATACATGATACAATCAAATATGGAGATGTAAAAAAAGAAAGAATTTTAAAAACTGTAGATAGAAAAAATTTATGGCATGCGTTAACTCCTCAAATTTTTCCATTAAATTTGTTACGATTTTGTTTAAACAAGGTTATCAAAGATAAAATCGTGATTACAGACGAATCTTCAGCATTAGAATATTGCGGATATCGTCCGTTAATGGTTCTAGGAAGCAGCCAAAATATTAAAATTACTTGTTTTGAAGATCTTTTTTTTGCTGAATTTTATCTAACAAAGAGTAATAGAATTAAATAA
- the cysG gene encoding siroheme synthase CysG → MNYLPIFVDLKSKNVLVIGAGEVAFHKIMLLLQAKAIVNIISKEICLEIKILLDQKKINWISKEFKNIYLNKVFLVIVATNDKDFNKKIFQLCNDRSLLVNVVDDKKKCSFIFPSIVNRSPIVISISSSGTAPVLIRLLREKIESILPIRLGLVAKIAGDYRSIVKKNFINLDERRHFWERLFKSVFVEYIINNNEKKAIDFLKKLIKDKSLFLTGEIILVGAGPGDSGLLTLRGLQVLQQADVVLYDNLVSKNTLELIRRDAKKIYVGKKFGFKHITQKKIIEILISLAKKGKKVVRLKGGDSFIFGRGGEEIEAAKKAGVKFQVIPGITAAIGIAAYTGIPLTHRKYAQGVIFITGHKCIHGMSNNWSILSDSSYTLVVYMGKSKVGDISKKLIFHNRSKDTPVAIVSQGTTSNQNVIIERLDNLEKIIKFANSPSLLIIGDVVLLHKKLKWFHTNKFLDNTNNASSIVNLIGEKKNV, encoded by the coding sequence GTGAATTATCTTCCTATTTTTGTAGATTTAAAATCTAAAAATGTATTGGTTATTGGAGCTGGAGAAGTTGCTTTTCATAAAATAATGCTTTTACTTCAAGCTAAAGCTATAGTAAATATTATTTCAAAAGAAATATGTTTAGAAATTAAGATTTTATTAGACCAAAAAAAAATAAATTGGATTTCTAAAGAGTTTAAAAATATTTATTTAAATAAAGTATTTTTAGTTATTGTTGCTACGAATGATAAAGATTTTAATAAAAAAATATTTCAATTATGTAATGATCGTTCTTTACTGGTTAATGTTGTTGATGATAAGAAAAAATGTTCTTTTATTTTTCCTTCTATTGTAAATCGGTCTCCTATAGTTATTTCTATTTCTTCTTCAGGAACTGCTCCAGTATTAATACGTTTATTAAGAGAAAAAATAGAATCAATTCTTCCTATTCGATTAGGTTTAGTTGCAAAAATTGCAGGTGATTATAGGTCTATAGTAAAAAAAAATTTTATTAATTTGGATGAAAGACGTCATTTTTGGGAAAGATTATTTAAAAGCGTTTTTGTTGAATATATTATTAACAATAATGAAAAAAAAGCAATAGATTTTTTAAAAAAATTAATTAAAGATAAATCTCTTTTTTTAACAGGTGAAATTATTTTAGTTGGAGCAGGTCCTGGTGACAGTGGATTATTGACTTTAAGAGGGCTTCAAGTATTACAGCAAGCAGATGTTGTATTATACGATAATTTAGTTTCTAAAAATACTTTAGAATTAATCCGTCGAGATGCAAAAAAAATATATGTAGGGAAAAAATTTGGTTTCAAACATATTACTCAAAAAAAAATTATTGAAATTTTAATATCTTTAGCTAAAAAAGGAAAAAAAGTAGTTCGTTTAAAAGGTGGAGATTCATTCATCTTTGGACGTGGAGGAGAAGAAATAGAAGCAGCAAAAAAAGCAGGTGTTAAATTTCAAGTAATTCCAGGTATCACTGCAGCTATTGGAATTGCCGCTTATACTGGAATTCCATTAACCCATCGAAAATACGCACAAGGCGTAATATTTATTACAGGGCATAAATGTATTCATGGTATGTCAAATAATTGGTCTATTTTATCTGATTCCTCTTACACATTAGTAGTGTACATGGGTAAGTCAAAAGTTGGAGATATTTCTAAAAAACTTATTTTCCACAATAGATCAAAAGATACGCCAGTAGCTATTGTTTCTCAAGGAACAACTTCAAATCAAAACGTGATTATTGAAAGATTAGATAATCTTGAAAAAATAATTAAATTTGCAAATAGTCCATCTTTGTTAATCATTGGAGATGTTGTATTGTTACATAAAAAATTAAAATGGTTTCATACAAATAAATTTTTAGATAATACAAATAATGCATCTTCTATAGTAAATTTAATTGGAGAAAAAAAGAATGTTTAA
- a CDS encoding phosphoadenylyl-sulfate reductase: MVKLNLNDINISDPEKQMLSEYNLLLNDYSAEQRISWSLKNLPATHILSSSFGIQSCVLLHLMTLQKPNLPVVLIDTGYLFPETYHFIDFLRKKLNLNLKVFRPKLSSAWQEARYGKLWEKGIKGIDLYNTLNKVKPMRAAIKKLSVQTWFSGLRREQSKSRSDLPYLSIQKKVFKVFPILDWSSKKIHKYLIDNNLNYHPLWKHGYISVGDIHTTSKLKPGMSEEETRFFGLKRECGLHKN, from the coding sequence ATGGTTAAATTAAATCTTAATGATATTAATATTTCAGATCCTGAAAAACAAATGTTATCTGAGTACAATTTGTTATTAAATGATTATTCTGCAGAACAACGAATTTCATGGTCATTAAAAAATCTTCCTGCTACACATATTCTTTCATCTAGTTTTGGAATTCAATCATGTGTTTTGTTACATCTTATGACTCTTCAAAAACCTAATCTTCCTGTTGTGTTAATTGATACTGGATATTTATTTCCCGAAACTTATCATTTTATTGATTTTTTAAGAAAAAAATTAAATCTTAATTTAAAAGTATTTCGGCCAAAACTTTCTTCTGCTTGGCAAGAAGCTCGATATGGAAAATTGTGGGAAAAAGGGATAAAAGGAATAGATTTATATAATACTTTAAATAAAGTAAAACCAATGCGTGCTGCTATAAAAAAATTATCAGTACAAACATGGTTTTCAGGACTGCGTCGCGAGCAATCAAAAAGTCGCAGTGATTTACCTTATTTATCCATTCAAAAAAAAGTTTTTAAAGTGTTTCCAATTTTAGATTGGTCTTCTAAAAAAATACATAAATATTTAATAGATAATAATTTAAATTATCATCCTTTATGGAAACATGGATACATATCTGTTGGGGATATTCACACGACTTCAAAATTAAAACCAGGTATGTCAGAAGAAGAAACTCGTTTTTTTGGATTAAAAAGAGAATGTGGTTTACATAAAAATTAA
- the eno gene encoding phosphopyruvate hydratase encodes MSKIIKIIAREIIDSRGYPTVESEVHLDGGFVGISSVPSGASTGSLESLELRDGDKNRFEGKGVQKSVYFINNAISNMLKNKDAKDQKDIDYAMIQLDGTDNKSRIGANTILSVSLASAKAAALSKGIPLYEHIAEINDTKGIFSMPLPMINIINGGKHANNNIDIQEFMIQPVKASTIKESIQIGCEIFCSLGNILQKKGMSTSVGDEGGYAPNLKSNEEAFNIIQEAVEKTKYKIGEDIKFSIDCAASELYDKNSKKYQLNGEGLSFDSQEFTHYLEKLSKKYPIISIEDGQDESDWNGFSYQTKILGKKMQLVGDDLFVTNSKILKSGIQKNIANAILIKLNQIGTLTETLETIRIAKKAKYNVIISHRSGETEDTFISDLSVGTSSGQIKTGSMSRSDRTSKYNQLIRIEEKLGNKKAPFNGLKEIQNKF; translated from the coding sequence ATGTCTAAAATTATTAAAATTATAGCTCGTGAAATAATAGATTCTAGAGGTTATCCCACTGTAGAATCAGAAGTTCATCTTGATGGTGGATTCGTTGGAATATCATCTGTTCCATCTGGCGCTTCAACAGGGTCTTTAGAGTCTTTAGAATTAAGAGATGGAGATAAAAATAGATTTGAAGGGAAAGGAGTGCAAAAATCAGTTTATTTTATTAATAATGCAATATCAAATATGTTAAAAAATAAAGATGCAAAAGATCAAAAAGATATTGATTATGCAATGATTCAACTAGACGGAACAGACAATAAATCAAGAATAGGAGCTAATACTATATTATCTGTATCCTTAGCTTCAGCAAAAGCTGCTGCATTATCTAAAGGGATACCTTTATACGAACACATTGCAGAAATCAATGATACTAAAGGTATATTTTCCATGCCACTACCAATGATTAATATCATTAATGGAGGGAAACATGCTAATAACAATATCGATATTCAGGAATTTATGATTCAGCCAGTCAAAGCCTCCACAATAAAAGAATCCATTCAAATAGGATGTGAAATTTTTTGTTCTTTAGGTAATATTTTACAAAAAAAAGGAATGAGTACTTCAGTGGGAGACGAAGGTGGTTACGCGCCAAATTTAAAATCAAACGAAGAAGCATTTAATATAATTCAAGAAGCAGTAGAAAAAACAAAATATAAAATCGGAGAAGATATTAAATTTTCTATAGATTGCGCAGCATCTGAATTATATGATAAAAATTCTAAAAAATATCAACTAAACGGAGAAGGATTAAGCTTTGATTCGCAAGAATTTACTCATTATTTAGAAAAATTATCAAAAAAATATCCTATTATTTCCATTGAAGATGGACAAGATGAGTCTGACTGGAATGGTTTTTCATATCAAACAAAAATATTGGGAAAAAAGATGCAATTAGTGGGAGATGACTTGTTTGTTACTAATTCTAAAATACTAAAATCAGGCATTCAAAAAAATATTGCTAATGCTATATTAATTAAATTAAATCAAATTGGAACTTTAACAGAAACTCTCGAGACAATTAGAATAGCAAAAAAAGCAAAATATAACGTTATTATTTCACATCGATCAGGAGAAACAGAAGATACATTTATTTCCGATTTATCAGTTGGAACCTCTTCGGGTCAAATTAAAACTGGCTCTATGAGTCGTTCTGATAGAACTTCAAAATATAATCAATTAATTAGAATAGAAGAAAAATTAGGGAATAAAAAAGCTCCTTTTAACGGTTTAAAAGAAATTCAAAATAAATTTTAG
- the ispF gene encoding 2-C-methyl-D-erythritol 2,4-cyclodiphosphate synthase, which translates to MRVGYGFDIHAFGGSKPLIIGGVLISKKKGLIAHSNGDLLIHALIDSLLGAAAMGDIGSFFPSKDKRYKNIDSKILLQNIWEKIKLKNYCICNIDITIIAEYPKMSSYIFSMKSNLSRYLKISIDNISIKATSSKMIGCIGRKEGIACHSSVLILKK; encoded by the coding sequence ATAAGAGTAGGATATGGATTTGACATTCACGCTTTTGGAGGAAGTAAGCCATTAATTATTGGTGGTGTATTAATTTCTAAAAAAAAAGGTTTAATTGCTCATTCCAATGGAGATTTGTTAATACATGCTCTCATTGATTCGTTATTAGGAGCTGCCGCAATGGGTGATATTGGTTCTTTTTTTCCTAGCAAAGATAAAAGATATAAAAATATTGATAGTAAAATTTTATTACAAAATATTTGGGAAAAAATTAAATTAAAAAATTATTGTATATGTAATATTGATATTACTATTATCGCAGAGTATCCAAAAATGTCATCTTATATTTTTTCTATGAAATCAAATTTGTCAAGATATCTAAAAATTTCTATAGATAATATTAGCATTAAAGCTACTAGTTCTAAGATGATTGGTTGTATTGGAAGAAAAGAAGGTATAGCTTGTCATTCTTCTGTTTTAATTTTAAAAAAATAA
- the cysC gene encoding adenylyl-sulfate kinase, whose protein sequence is MNANFDKNVILEKHLITRFKREIKHNHKSIVLWFTGLSGSGKSSISNILEQCLFKKCVHTYILDGDNVRTGLCSDLNFSISDRTENIRRIGEVSKLMLDAGMIVLVAIISPYRYQRKLIRKMLGESNFLEIFVDTPIQVCENRDPKNLYKKARKGEIFNFTGIQSEYQIPEKPDVHLDGTQSLKDNAKKLIKILYDRNIIPFFNIC, encoded by the coding sequence ATGAATGCTAATTTTGATAAAAACGTCATTTTGGAGAAACACTTAATAACTCGATTCAAACGTGAAATAAAACATAATCATAAATCAATAGTTCTATGGTTTACAGGGCTTTCGGGTTCAGGAAAATCTAGTATTTCTAATATTTTAGAGCAATGTTTGTTTAAAAAATGTGTTCATACGTATATATTAGACGGAGATAATGTTAGAACTGGTTTGTGCAGTGATTTAAACTTTAGTATTTCTGATAGAACAGAGAATATTAGACGTATTGGAGAAGTATCAAAATTAATGTTAGACGCAGGAATGATAGTTTTAGTTGCAATTATATCTCCATATAGATATCAAAGAAAATTAATTCGTAAAATGTTAGGTGAAAGTAATTTTTTAGAAATTTTTGTTGATACTCCAATTCAAGTTTGTGAAAATCGTGATCCTAAAAATTTATATAAAAAAGCTCGAAAAGGAGAAATATTTAATTTTACTGGAATTCAATCTGAATATCAGATTCCAGAAAAACCGGACGTGCATTTAGATGGAACACAATCGTTGAAAGATAATGCAAAAAAATTAATTAAAATATTATATGATCGTAACATAATACCATTTTTTAATATATGTTAG
- a CDS encoding septum formation initiator family protein, whose protein sequence is MKILKTFLFFIFLWLQYSLWFSKNGIFDYIRIYKIVISEEKYNNDLQIQNNKLIIEIKNLNNKINGIKKNKSN, encoded by the coding sequence ATGAAAATATTAAAAACATTTTTATTTTTTATATTTTTATGGCTTCAATATTCTCTTTGGTTTAGTAAAAATGGTATTTTTGATTATATTAGAATTTATAAAATAGTTATTTCTGAAGAAAAATATAACAATGATCTTCAAATTCAAAATAACAAATTAATAATAGAAATTAAAAATTTAAATAATAAGATTAATGGAATTAAAAAAAATAAAAGTAATTAA
- the cysI gene encoding assimilatory sulfite reductase (NADPH) hemoprotein subunit, which yields MKKDFKKSNLEKISTEAERIKKDSNYLRGTIVEDLKNKITNGFSGDNFSLIRFHGMYQQDDRDLRSERNLQKLEPRHAMMLRCRLPGGIIKAKKWIKIDSFASKNTLYGTIRLTNRQTFQFHGILKGDLKDAHKMLFEIGLDSLGTANDVNRNVLCTSNPMESLIHKESYQWAKKISELLLPKTKAYAEIWLDQKKVTTPDHEPILGKSYLPRKFKTTVVVPPYNDVDLYANDMNFIAITNNQKIVGFNILVGGGLSIEHRNKSTWPFPATEIGYVSADKTLVFAEAIVTTQRDWGNRIDRKNAKTRYTINNMGLDGFKLEVERRAKAKFKSVRSYHFISRGDRFGWMKGIDNYWNLTLFIPNGRIYDDEKTLLKSGLSKIASFHTGNFRLTSNQNIVISEISEQKKDFIENIAISHGLIRKISKLRENSMACVSFPTCPLAMAEAERVLSFFIFQLEIIMSKYNVEKESIVFRISGCSNGCGRSLLAEIGLIGKSMNRYNLYIGGNKIGNRIPKIYKENVTTQEILVHLEDLIKTWANERKKEEDFGDFVLRKKIVNEVINPIHDFWS from the coding sequence ATGAAAAAAGATTTTAAAAAATCGAATTTAGAAAAAATATCTACTGAAGCAGAACGAATTAAGAAAGACAGCAACTATCTTCGTGGAACTATTGTTGAAGATTTAAAGAATAAAATTACGAATGGATTCAGTGGGGATAATTTTTCACTTATTCGATTTCATGGAATGTATCAACAAGATGATCGTGATTTACGTTCAGAGCGTAATTTGCAGAAATTAGAACCTCGTCATGCTATGATGTTAAGATGTCGTTTGCCAGGAGGAATTATAAAAGCAAAAAAATGGATTAAAATAGATTCTTTTGCTAGCAAAAATACACTTTATGGAACAATTAGATTAACTAATCGTCAAACTTTTCAATTCCATGGAATTTTAAAAGGTGATTTAAAAGATGCACATAAAATGCTATTTGAAATAGGACTAGATTCATTAGGAACAGCTAATGATGTCAATAGAAACGTCCTTTGTACTTCTAATCCTATGGAATCTTTAATTCATAAAGAATCTTATCAATGGGCAAAAAAAATTTCAGAATTACTATTGCCTAAAACTAAAGCATATGCAGAAATTTGGCTTGATCAAAAAAAAGTTACTACGCCAGATCATGAACCTATTTTAGGTAAAAGTTATTTACCAAGAAAATTTAAAACAACAGTAGTAGTTCCTCCTTATAATGATGTAGATTTATATGCAAATGATATGAACTTTATAGCTATCACCAATAATCAAAAAATTGTGGGTTTTAACATATTAGTTGGCGGTGGGTTATCAATTGAACATAGAAATAAGTCAACATGGCCTTTTCCTGCAACAGAAATAGGATATGTTTCAGCAGATAAAACTTTAGTCTTTGCAGAAGCTATTGTAACTACTCAGCGCGATTGGGGTAATCGAATTGATCGAAAAAATGCAAAGACTAGATATACTATCAATAATATGGGTTTAGATGGTTTTAAATTAGAAGTTGAACGTCGAGCTAAAGCGAAATTTAAATCTGTTCGTTCTTATCATTTTATTAGTCGTGGAGATAGATTTGGATGGATGAAAGGTATTGACAATTATTGGAATTTAACATTATTCATTCCAAATGGACGTATTTATGATGATGAAAAGACACTTTTAAAATCAGGATTATCAAAAATAGCAAGTTTTCATACAGGAAATTTCCGATTAACCTCTAATCAAAATATAGTAATTTCTGAAATATCTGAACAAAAAAAAGATTTTATAGAAAATATTGCAATATCGCATGGACTAATAAGAAAAATTAGTAAATTACGTGAAAATTCTATGGCTTGTGTTTCTTTTCCAACTTGCCCTTTAGCAATGGCAGAGGCTGAACGTGTACTGTCATTTTTTATTTTTCAATTAGAAATTATTATGTCAAAGTACAATGTAGAAAAAGAATCAATAGTTTTTAGAATTTCTGGGTGTTCTAATGGATGCGGGAGATCTTTATTAGCAGAAATAGGCTTAATTGGAAAATCAATGAATCGATATAATTTATATATAGGTGGAAATAAAATTGGAAATAGAATTCCTAAAATTTATAAAGAAAATGTTACAACTCAAGAAATATTAGTGCATTTAGAAGATTTAATAAAAACTTGGGCAAACGAACGAAAAAAAGAAGAAGATTTTGGTGATTTTGTTCTTCGAAAAAAAATTGTAAATGAAGTAATCAATCCTATTCATGATTTTTGGAGCTAA
- the cysD gene encoding sulfate adenylyltransferase subunit CysD, producing the protein MFKRNNNHLNQLESESIYIIREAMSDFENPVMLYSIGKDSSVMLHLAKKAFYPGRIPFPLLHIDTGWKFKEMYLFRDRIVKSSKINLIIHSNKKGKLLGLNPFLHSIDKYTDVMKTEGLKDAINKYQFDSAFGGARRDEEKSRSKERIYSFRDSFNQWNPKKQRPELWWNYNGQINKGENIRVFPLSNWTEIDIWQYIFLENIEIVSLYFADMRPVLNRKGMLLMINDNRINIQPDEIIEKKMVRFRTLGCWPLTSAVESKAVSLMEIIEEILVTKKSERTGRAIDYDHKNSMEFKKKKGYF; encoded by the coding sequence ATGTTTAAAAGAAATAATAATCATTTAAATCAATTAGAATCTGAAAGTATTTATATTATTCGTGAAGCAATGTCAGATTTTGAAAATCCAGTAATGTTATATTCTATTGGTAAAGATTCTTCAGTAATGTTGCATCTCGCTAAAAAAGCTTTTTATCCTGGACGTATACCTTTTCCTTTATTACATATTGATACTGGATGGAAATTTAAAGAAATGTATTTGTTTAGAGATCGAATCGTTAAATCATCTAAAATAAATTTAATTATTCATTCAAATAAAAAAGGAAAGTTACTTGGTTTAAACCCATTTTTACATAGTATTGATAAATATACTGATGTGATGAAAACGGAAGGATTAAAAGATGCAATAAATAAATATCAATTTGACTCAGCTTTTGGAGGGGCAAGAAGAGATGAAGAAAAGTCTCGATCTAAGGAGCGTATTTATTCTTTTCGTGACTCATTCAACCAATGGAATCCAAAAAAACAACGTCCAGAATTATGGTGGAATTATAATGGTCAAATTAATAAAGGTGAAAATATTCGTGTTTTTCCTCTTTCTAATTGGACTGAAATAGACATTTGGCAATATATTTTTTTAGAAAACATTGAAATTGTTTCTCTTTATTTTGCTGATATGCGTCCAGTATTAAATAGAAAAGGAATGTTATTAATGATTAATGATAACCGAATTAATATTCAACCTGATGAAATAATAGAAAAAAAAATGGTTCGTTTCCGAACTCTTGGTTGCTGGCCATTAACTAGTGCTGTTGAGTCAAAAGCTGTAAGTTTAATGGAAATAATAGAAGAAATATTAGTTACAAAAAAGAGTGAACGCACTGGAAGAGCAATTGATTATGATCATAAAAATTCAATGGAATTTAAGAAGAAAAAAGGTTATTTTTAA